Genomic DNA from Caldisericota bacterium:
TCCTTTATCTCCTGTAATTGGTACTCTAAGCGTTGAGTGAGTTTCTGGTCAATGGACTCTTCTTTTTTTAATTTTTGGTTGCTTTTTATATGTAAAAAATTATCCTCTTTTCCCTCTACACCAGCCTTTGTGAGTTCTATTTCGTTGCCCCGGTTGTCGGTAACGCACCCTGTTTTTGTATTGAGTTTGTTGTAATCCTTTGGTTTACTGCGGCTCACGCATACGTAGTCGTATTTGCTGCTCCTTATTATTTTCAAGTTATCTTCCGTTGCAATTCCGGCATCCATAACAACTATGGGTTTTTTCCCCGTGGTATCAAGTTGGCAGACAACATCATTAAGCATGGCTTCAAAGGTTTCGGGTTCGCTTACGTTACCATTATAGAACTTGCTGTACCTGACAAAACCGAAACTGTCAATTGATAATGCCAGGCCGATTAGCTTACTACCTGACTGCTTTTGCTTGGAACGACCAAATTGAGCCTTTTTGCTGTTTTGCATTTGGCCGGTGAAGTGCATGTTGGTGAGGTCGTAAATGACTATTTTACTCCTGCCGGAAAAAAGATTGCACAGGTTGTTGTACAATTCTTTTTCTATAAAATCTTTATTTTGATACATTGCCACTGCTGCATTGTACAACCTGTACCGGCTTATATCTTCCTTCGTGGAATACAGCTCACGTGCCCCGGAATTTTCTTTTAACCATCTTTCTGCCTCTAACTCGCTTGATGGATGCAGTAGCTTGCCTGTAAGCAGCATTTGGGCAATATCGACCTGGGGGCCATCTAAACCACAACCATCCAATATTGGAGCTATCCCTAATTTGTCAAACACTTGTTTTACAAGCCATTCACCCCCAATCTCCTTGCTGTCAACTTGTTCTATGGTTTCTAAATCAACTTCCTGGATATTACTGCAAATTTCTTTAGAAATTTTTCTCTCTTTTCCAGGTGCAGGGGCAAATAATTTCTCTTTG
This window encodes:
- a CDS encoding IS1634 family transposase codes for the protein MSLGGLETLPRDRHKALADRIEELVTGNSTSLFPDKNNLGDIEALAVYFADKIIKEKLFAPAPGKERKISKEICSNIQEVDLETIEQVDSKEIGGEWLVKQVFDKLGIAPILDGCGLDGPQVDIAQMLLTGKLLHPSSELEAERWLKENSGARELYSTKEDISRYRLYNAAVAMYQNKDFIEKELYNNLCNLFSGRSKIVIYDLTNMHFTGQMQNSKKAQFGRSKQKQSGSKLIGLALSIDSFGFVRYSKFYNGNVSEPETFEAMLNDVVCQLDTTGKKPIVVMDAGIATEDNLKIIRSSKYDYVCVSRSKPKDYNKLNTKTGCVTDNRGNEIELTKAGVEGKEDNFLHIKSNQKLKKEESIDQKLTQRLEYQLQEIKDKLPKKGTLKKTEKIHEKVGGIKARLSKTGWLYTIKYTEDKEKGIVTDINWYRVKEREKPKGEYFLRYTNDAVTETDIWDVYNMTRDVEAVFRCLKTDLKIRPIYHQKDQYIEPHIWLGILAYQIVNYIRKNLQENNIDYSWSTIVEKMRSMQSSIVSVNNKDNKKIYIKLC